Proteins encoded together in one Myxocyprinus asiaticus isolate MX2 ecotype Aquarium Trade chromosome 21, UBuf_Myxa_2, whole genome shotgun sequence window:
- the LOC127412020 gene encoding phospholipid-transporting ATPase VD-like isoform X3 — MTSLVNPDQGGTATDRTKKRRTVIPSWTEDEEVKELRKTYSSNKVRTTKYTFLSFIPKNVFEQLHRFANVYFLFLGALNFVPVVNAFQPEISIIPIILVMTITAVKDLWEDQRRRNSDQQVNNCLCDVYDRKQQRYVGHRWAEVRVGDLVRLGCNEIIPADMVLLHSSDPNGVCHIETANLDGETNLKQRQVVRDLPQQESEFIPENFNSRIECENPNNDLRRFRGFMEHPGKVRVGLHSENLLLRSCTVRNTETVIGIVVYAGHETKAMQNNSGPRYKRSKLERRLNIDVLWSVALLLLMCLIAAVGHGLWLNGLKDPIFMIPDDTPPALAAFYMFWTMIIVLQVLIPISLYVSIEIVKLGQIYFIQNDLDLYNPQLDTGVQCRALNITEDLGQIQYVFSDKTGTLTENRMLFRRCTIVGTEYPHHENAVSLEQYEEQTCGDADPSLTLRSCSSRKSVSCKSLSCNRSSVSLNTLTAESDIHSPHDTLRRHTPGAFSSTMECAIVPDPQLQVKLGALSSPMHSPLRQEAAELSHILDFFLALAVCNTVVVSSPTQPRHVVQMPVVRTPLHSLEEMKALLQKLSLPRFPYSPNQSTDTPPSLTKKLFTRGRSASYFPNSAPQTPIMTLQSPSTPICVPSNPFSSPSTQTLMTSGAWGEDMGDLQQAKDDGADETDSEDENEAEELLYEAESPDEAALVQAAKAYGFTLLGRSPEQIIVAVPGTGLLSIPLLHVLPFHSARKRMSVVVRHPFTGDVVVYTKGADNVIMELADEAEDGISREVMERTQRHLDQYAREGLRTLCVAKKVLEEQEYKAWLKSHEFVETCIENREELLLESAERLETNLTLLGATGIVDRLQEEVPETIEALQEAGIKVWVLTGDKQETAVNIAFACKLLRPTDQLLTANCDSKESCEAQLHELQHEIRQCTKGGVSEDDSSRCDFVLVIDGRTLDFALQKELQGLFLELTCCCRSVICCRSTPLQKSQVVRLVRDKLKVMTLAIGDGANDVSMIQVADVGIGISGQEGMQAVMSSDFAISRFKYLRKLILVHGHWCYARLANMILYFFYKNVMYVNLLFWYQFFCGFSGSTMTNSWVLIFFNLLFTSVPPLVYGVLDKDVSSKTLLNLPDLYKSGQNSQAYLPSTFWLTMLDAFYQSLVCFFIPYFAYAGSDIGVFSFGSPINCSALLIILLHQVIESRTLTWLHAGLLLFSALFYYAFVLLFSVACVTCNSPTNPIGIETKMMSDPLYHFVCGLTTVLALLPRILFHAFCNTIYPSDLVRAQKIEKFPSEEYYSCVRQWRENKAAQKLSLRHIPQSLSVNACIPEAGAVLF, encoded by the exons ATGACTTCGTTGGTGAACCCAGATCAAGGTGGCACTGCAACAGATCGGACTAAAAAGAGAAGGACAGTGATCCCAAGTTGGACTGAAGATGAAGAGGTGAAGGAATTGCGGAAGACGTATAGCAGTAATAAGGTCCGGACGACCAAGTACACCTTCTTGTCCTTCATCCCCAAGAATGTTTTTGAGCAACTTCATCGTTTTGCCAATGTATACTTCCTCTTTTTGGGTGCATTGAACTTTGTGCCTGTTGTAAATGCGTTCCAGCCGGAGATCTCGATCATTCCTATTATCTTAGTGATGACTATCACTGCTGTTAAAGACCTTTGGGAGGACCAGCGTCGGAGGAATTCTGACCAACAGGTCAATAACTGCTTGTGTGATGTGTATGACAG GAAGCAACAACGGTATGTGGGGCATCGTTGGGCAGAGGTGCGTGTCGGTGATCTGGTCCGCCTGGGCTGTAATGAGATCATTCCTGCTGACATGGTGCTGCTTCACTCATCTGATCCTAATGGCGTGTGTCACATCGAGACTGCCAACCTAGATGGAGAAACTAACCTCAAACAGAGGCAGGTGGTTCGTGACCTGCCACAACAG gaatcagaatttattcctgaAAACTTCAATAGTCGCATTGAGTGTGAGAATCCAAACAATGACTTGAGACGGTTCAGAGGCTTCAT GGAGCATCCTGGTAAAGTGCGGGTTGGACTACACAGTGAAAACCTGCTCCTGAGGAGCTGCACTGTGAGAAACACAGAGACTGTGATCGGCATCGTGGTCTATGCAG GCCATGAGACCAAAGCGATGCAGAATAACAGTGGGCCACGCTATAAGAGAAGTAAACTGGAGCGCAGACTCAATATAGACGTACTCTGGAGTGTTGCACTACTACTACTCATGTGCCTTATTGCTGCTGTAG GTCATGGTCTTTGGTTGAATGGACTAAAGGATCCCATCTTCATGATTCCCGATGACACGCCCCCTGCCCTCGCAGCCTTTTACATGTTCTGGACTATGATCATTGTTCTGCAG GTGCTGATTCCAATCTCTCTTTATGTGTCCATAGAGATTGTGAAGCTGGGACAGATTTATTTTATTCAGAATGATTTAGATCTGTATAACCCCCAGCTGGATACAGGAGTGCAGTGCAGAGCACTGAACATCACAGAAGACCTGGGACAGATCCAGTATGTTTTCTCAGACAAGACTGGAACCCTCACAGAGAACCGCATGTTGTTTCGTCGCTGTACTATAGTAGGAACGGAGTACCCTCACCATGAGAACG CGGTTTCTCTGGAACAGTATGAGGAGCAGACCTGTGGTGATGCAGATCCCTCACTCACGCTGAGATCATGCTCTAGCAGAAAGTCTGTGAGCTGTAAATCACTCAGCTGCAACCGGAGTTCAGTGTCCCTCAATACCCTCACTGCAGAATCTGACATACACTCCCCCCACGACACACTCCGCAGACACACACCTGGAGCCTTCAGCAGCACCATG GAGTGTGCTATTGTTCCAGACCCTCAGCTACAGGTAAAGCTGGGTGCCCTGTCTTCCCCCATGCATTCCCCTCTCCGACAGGAAGCTGCTGAACTCTCTCACATCCTGGACTTCTTTCTTGCTCTGGCTGTCTGCAACACTGTGGTAGTTTCCTCACCCACTCAGCCAAGACACGTG GTCCAGATGCCTGTGGTCCGCACTCCCCTGCACTCTTTAGAGGAGATGAAGGCCCTGTTGCAGAAGCTGAGTCTGCCTCGCTTTCCTTATTCACCTAACCAAAGCACAGACACCCCTCCTAGCCTGACCAAGAAACTATTTACCCGGGGTCGTTCGGCATCTTATTTCCCTAACAGTGCTCCACAAACACCCATCATGACCCTACAGTCACCCTCCACACCCATTTGCGTCCCTTCAAACCCTTTCTCCTCCCCTTCGACTCAGACACTGATGACCAGTGGGGCATGGGGAGAGGACATGGGAGACTTACAGCAGGCTAAAGATGATGGTGCTGATGAGACTGACAGCGAGGATGAAAATGAGGCAGAAGAGTTGCTGTATGAGGCAGAGAGCCCGGATGAGGCAGCGTTGGTGCAAGCAGCAAAGGCTTATGGGTTCACTCTGCTGGGCCGGTCCCCAGAGCAAATCATTGTGGCTGTTCCAGGCACTGGGCTGCTCTCCATCCCTCTGCTACATGTACTACCGTTTCATTCTGCACGCAAGAGGATGTCGGTAGTAGTCCGCCATCCCTTCACTGGAGATGTGGTAGTGTATACTAAAGGAGCTGATAATGTCATCATGGAGCTGGCTGATGAAG CTGAAGATGGTATTTCTAGGGAGGTTATGGAGCGGACACAGAGACACCTGGACCAGTATGCAAGAGAGGGACTTCGCACTCTGTGTGTTGCTAAAAAA GTGTTGGAAGAGCAGGAATACAAAGCCTGGCTGAAGAGTCATGAGTTTGTAGAGACCTGCATTGAAAACAGAGAAGAGCTTCTGCTTGAATCTGCTGAGAGACTGGAAACTAATCTCACATTATTGG GGGCGACGGGTATTGTAGACCGCCTGCAGGAGGAAGTTCCTGAGACCATTGAAGCTCTGCAGGAAGCTGGGATTAAAGTATGGGTCCTTACAGGGGACAAACAAGAGACGGCTGTAAATATTGCCTTTGCTTGCAAACTCCTCAGACCCACAGACCAGCTTCTCACAGCCAATTGTGACAGCAAG GAGTCATGCGAGGCTCAGCTTCATGAGTTACAACATGAGATAAGACAGTGCACAAAGGGAGGCGTGTCTGAAGATGATTCGAGCAGGTGTGACTTTGTGCTAGTCATTGATGGCCGTACGCTGGACTTTGCTTTGCAGAAGGAGCTACAGGGGCTGTTTCTGGAGCTCACGTGCTGCTGTCGCTCAGTCATATGCTGCAGATCCACCCCCCTGCAGAAGAGCCAAGTGGTACGGCTTGTCAGAGATAAATTGAAAGTCATGACCCTGGCTATAG GTGACGGAGCAAATGATGTTAGTATGATTCAAGTTGCAGATGTGGGTATCGGCATCTCAGGCCAGGAGGGCATGCAG GCTGTGATGTCCAGTGACTTTGCCATCTCGAGATTTAAGTACTTGAGAAAGCTGATTTTGGTTCATGGTCATTGGTGCTATGCACGCTTGGCTAACATGATCCTCTATTTCTTCTACAAGAATGTG ATGTATGTGAACCTGTTGTTCTGGTACCAGTTTTTCTGTGGGTTTTCAGGCAGCACTATGACCAACTCTTGGGTTCTAATCTTCTTTAACCTGCTTTTCACCTCTGTCCCTCCACTTGTATACGGCGTGCTGGACAAAGATGTGTCTAGCAAGACACTCCTAAACCTGCCTGATCTCTACAAGTCTGGACAGAACTCTCAG GCCTACCTTCCCTCAACATTCTGGTTGACCATGCTGGATGCTTTTTATCAAAGCTTAGTGTGCTTCTTCATACCTTACTTT GCATATGCAGGGTCTGATATTGGAGTATTCTCCTTTGGATCTCCAATTAATTGCTCCGCCCTGCTCATCATCCTCCTGCATCAAGTCATAGAGAGCCGTACACTG ACATGGCTACACGCTGGATTGCTCCTCTTTAGTGCGCTGTTCTATTATGCCTTTGTTCTCTTGTTCAGCGTTGCATGTGTGACATGCAATTCTCCTACAAACCCCATTGGCATCGAGACAAAAATGATGTCTGACCCACTCTACCATTTCGTATGTGGACTTACCACGGTCCTGGCACTGCTGCCAag
- the LOC127412020 gene encoding phospholipid-transporting ATPase VD-like isoform X2, which produces MEHPGKVRVGLHSENLLLRSCTVRNTETVIGIVVYAGHETKAMQNNSGPRYKRSKLERRLNIDVLWSVALLLLMCLIAAVGHGLWLNGLKDPIFMIPDDTPPALAAFYMFWTMIIVLQVLIPISLYVSIEIVKLGQIYFIQNDLDLYNPQLDTGVQCRALNITEDLGQIQYVFSDKTGTLTENRMLFRRCTIVGTEYPHHENAVSLEQYEEQTCGDADPSLTLRSCSSRKSVSCKSLSCNRSSVSLNTLTAESDIHSPHDTLRRHTPGAFSSTMECAIVPDPQLQVKLGALSSPMHSPLRQEAAELSHILDFFLALAVCNTVVVSSPTQPRHVVQMPVVRTPLHSLEEMKALLQKLSLPRFPYSPNQSTDTPPSLTKKLFTRGRSASYFPNSAPQTPIMTLQSPSTPICVPSNPFSSPSTQTLMTSGAWGEDMGDLQQAKDDGADETDSEDENEAEELLYEAESPDEAALVQAAKAYGFTLLGRSPEQIIVAVPGTGLLSIPLLHVLPFHSARKRMSVVVRHPFTGDVVVYTKGADNVIMELADEAEDGISREVMERTQRHLDQYAREGLRTLCVAKKVLEEQEYKAWLKSHEFVETCIENREELLLESAERLETNLTLLGATGIVDRLQEEVPETIEALQEAGIKVWVLTGDKQETAVNIAFACKLLRPTDQLLTANCDSKESCEAQLHELQHEIRQCTKGGVSEDDSSRCDFVLVIDGRTLDFALQKELQGLFLELTCCCRSVICCRSTPLQKSQVVRLVRDKLKVMTLAIGDGANDVSMIQVADVGIGISGQEGMQAVMSSDFAISRFKYLRKLILVHGHWCYARLANMILYFFYKNVMYVNLLFWYQFFCGFSGSTMTNSWVLIFFNLLFTSVPPLVYGVLDKDVSSKTLLNLPDLYKSGQNSQAYLPSTFWLTMLDAFYQSLVCFFIPYFAYAGSDIGVFSFGSPINCSALLIILLHQVIESRTLTWLHAGLLLFSALFYYAFVLLFSVACVTCNSPTNPIGIETKMMSDPLYHFVCGLTTVLALLPRILFHAFCNTIYPSDLVRAQKIEKFPSEEYYSCVRQWRENKAAQKLSLRHIPQSLSVNACIPEAGAVLF; this is translated from the exons AT GGAGCATCCTGGTAAAGTGCGGGTTGGACTACACAGTGAAAACCTGCTCCTGAGGAGCTGCACTGTGAGAAACACAGAGACTGTGATCGGCATCGTGGTCTATGCAG GCCATGAGACCAAAGCGATGCAGAATAACAGTGGGCCACGCTATAAGAGAAGTAAACTGGAGCGCAGACTCAATATAGACGTACTCTGGAGTGTTGCACTACTACTACTCATGTGCCTTATTGCTGCTGTAG GTCATGGTCTTTGGTTGAATGGACTAAAGGATCCCATCTTCATGATTCCCGATGACACGCCCCCTGCCCTCGCAGCCTTTTACATGTTCTGGACTATGATCATTGTTCTGCAG GTGCTGATTCCAATCTCTCTTTATGTGTCCATAGAGATTGTGAAGCTGGGACAGATTTATTTTATTCAGAATGATTTAGATCTGTATAACCCCCAGCTGGATACAGGAGTGCAGTGCAGAGCACTGAACATCACAGAAGACCTGGGACAGATCCAGTATGTTTTCTCAGACAAGACTGGAACCCTCACAGAGAACCGCATGTTGTTTCGTCGCTGTACTATAGTAGGAACGGAGTACCCTCACCATGAGAACG CGGTTTCTCTGGAACAGTATGAGGAGCAGACCTGTGGTGATGCAGATCCCTCACTCACGCTGAGATCATGCTCTAGCAGAAAGTCTGTGAGCTGTAAATCACTCAGCTGCAACCGGAGTTCAGTGTCCCTCAATACCCTCACTGCAGAATCTGACATACACTCCCCCCACGACACACTCCGCAGACACACACCTGGAGCCTTCAGCAGCACCATG GAGTGTGCTATTGTTCCAGACCCTCAGCTACAGGTAAAGCTGGGTGCCCTGTCTTCCCCCATGCATTCCCCTCTCCGACAGGAAGCTGCTGAACTCTCTCACATCCTGGACTTCTTTCTTGCTCTGGCTGTCTGCAACACTGTGGTAGTTTCCTCACCCACTCAGCCAAGACACGTG GTCCAGATGCCTGTGGTCCGCACTCCCCTGCACTCTTTAGAGGAGATGAAGGCCCTGTTGCAGAAGCTGAGTCTGCCTCGCTTTCCTTATTCACCTAACCAAAGCACAGACACCCCTCCTAGCCTGACCAAGAAACTATTTACCCGGGGTCGTTCGGCATCTTATTTCCCTAACAGTGCTCCACAAACACCCATCATGACCCTACAGTCACCCTCCACACCCATTTGCGTCCCTTCAAACCCTTTCTCCTCCCCTTCGACTCAGACACTGATGACCAGTGGGGCATGGGGAGAGGACATGGGAGACTTACAGCAGGCTAAAGATGATGGTGCTGATGAGACTGACAGCGAGGATGAAAATGAGGCAGAAGAGTTGCTGTATGAGGCAGAGAGCCCGGATGAGGCAGCGTTGGTGCAAGCAGCAAAGGCTTATGGGTTCACTCTGCTGGGCCGGTCCCCAGAGCAAATCATTGTGGCTGTTCCAGGCACTGGGCTGCTCTCCATCCCTCTGCTACATGTACTACCGTTTCATTCTGCACGCAAGAGGATGTCGGTAGTAGTCCGCCATCCCTTCACTGGAGATGTGGTAGTGTATACTAAAGGAGCTGATAATGTCATCATGGAGCTGGCTGATGAAG CTGAAGATGGTATTTCTAGGGAGGTTATGGAGCGGACACAGAGACACCTGGACCAGTATGCAAGAGAGGGACTTCGCACTCTGTGTGTTGCTAAAAAA GTGTTGGAAGAGCAGGAATACAAAGCCTGGCTGAAGAGTCATGAGTTTGTAGAGACCTGCATTGAAAACAGAGAAGAGCTTCTGCTTGAATCTGCTGAGAGACTGGAAACTAATCTCACATTATTGG GGGCGACGGGTATTGTAGACCGCCTGCAGGAGGAAGTTCCTGAGACCATTGAAGCTCTGCAGGAAGCTGGGATTAAAGTATGGGTCCTTACAGGGGACAAACAAGAGACGGCTGTAAATATTGCCTTTGCTTGCAAACTCCTCAGACCCACAGACCAGCTTCTCACAGCCAATTGTGACAGCAAG GAGTCATGCGAGGCTCAGCTTCATGAGTTACAACATGAGATAAGACAGTGCACAAAGGGAGGCGTGTCTGAAGATGATTCGAGCAGGTGTGACTTTGTGCTAGTCATTGATGGCCGTACGCTGGACTTTGCTTTGCAGAAGGAGCTACAGGGGCTGTTTCTGGAGCTCACGTGCTGCTGTCGCTCAGTCATATGCTGCAGATCCACCCCCCTGCAGAAGAGCCAAGTGGTACGGCTTGTCAGAGATAAATTGAAAGTCATGACCCTGGCTATAG GTGACGGAGCAAATGATGTTAGTATGATTCAAGTTGCAGATGTGGGTATCGGCATCTCAGGCCAGGAGGGCATGCAG GCTGTGATGTCCAGTGACTTTGCCATCTCGAGATTTAAGTACTTGAGAAAGCTGATTTTGGTTCATGGTCATTGGTGCTATGCACGCTTGGCTAACATGATCCTCTATTTCTTCTACAAGAATGTG ATGTATGTGAACCTGTTGTTCTGGTACCAGTTTTTCTGTGGGTTTTCAGGCAGCACTATGACCAACTCTTGGGTTCTAATCTTCTTTAACCTGCTTTTCACCTCTGTCCCTCCACTTGTATACGGCGTGCTGGACAAAGATGTGTCTAGCAAGACACTCCTAAACCTGCCTGATCTCTACAAGTCTGGACAGAACTCTCAG GCCTACCTTCCCTCAACATTCTGGTTGACCATGCTGGATGCTTTTTATCAAAGCTTAGTGTGCTTCTTCATACCTTACTTT GCATATGCAGGGTCTGATATTGGAGTATTCTCCTTTGGATCTCCAATTAATTGCTCCGCCCTGCTCATCATCCTCCTGCATCAAGTCATAGAGAGCCGTACACTG ACATGGCTACACGCTGGATTGCTCCTCTTTAGTGCGCTGTTCTATTATGCCTTTGTTCTCTTGTTCAGCGTTGCATGTGTGACATGCAATTCTCCTACAAACCCCATTGGCATCGAGACAAAAATGATGTCTGACCCACTCTACCATTTCGTATGTGGACTTACCACGGTCCTGGCACTGCTGCCAag